The DNA region ACCGCCGTGCAGGTTTCGCCCCAGCATCCGGTGCTGGTGGACAAATATATCCTGGGTCGCGAGGTGGAGGTCGATGCCATTGGTGACGGGCGGGATGTGTTCATTCCCGGCATCATGGAACACATTGAGCGGGCCGGTGTGCACTCGGGTGATTCCATGGCCGTATATCCTCCCCAGACGCTGTCGCCCGATGTGCAGCGGCAAATTGTGGAATACACCATGCGCATTGCTCGCCGCCTGCAGGTGTGCGGCCTGATCAACATCCAGTATGTGGTGGCCAATGAGCAGGTCTATGTGCTGGAGGTCAACCCGCGCGCTTCCCGCACAGTGCCCGTTTTGAGCAAGGTGACGGGCGTGCCCATGGTGCAGGTGGCCACCCGGGCCATGCTGGGTCGCTGCCTGGCGGAAATGGGTTACCGGCCGGGGCTGGGTCCGTTACCCGACCTGATTACCGTCAAAGCGCCTGTATTTTCCTTTGAAAAACTGGACCAGGTGGACGTATCCCTGGGGCCGGAAATGAAATCCACCGGCGAAGTGATGGGCATTGCCCGGTACCTGCCCCAGGCTCTGTACAAGGCCATGCTTTCGGCCGGTCTGAAGATATCGTCCACAGGAGAAATGCTGGTGTCGCTGGCCGACCGGGACAAGCAAGAGGCGCTGCCCCTGGTGCGGGGCTTTGCCGCCCTGGGTTACCGGCTGCACGCCACACCGGGCACGGCGGCCGCCCTGGCCGCAGCAGGGCTAAATGTGCAGGCGGTGCCGTACAATGACGTGCAGGATTTGATCCGTTCCGGCCGGGTGAACCTGGTGCTCAATACGCCCACCCGGGGCAAAGAACCCGGTCGCCCCGGTTTCACCTTGCGCCGGGCGGCGGCCGGTTACAAAATACCCTGCCTGACTTCGCTGGACACCGCCGGAGCTCTGCTGGAAGTGCTGCGCAGCCTGTGCCGGGGCGAAGAGGCGCCGCCGGTAAATATGCACCAGTTTGTGCGTAAAGGAGATGAACCCCATGTCGCTACCGCCGCTGCCCGCTAACCTGAAAGGACGGGATCTGCTCACGCTGGCCGACTTCAGCCCGCAGGAAATCTTGCAAATTCTGGACTGGGCGGATGTTTTGAAAAAGTTACAGAAACAGAGGACACCGCATCACTATCTGGCCGGCAAGACACTGGCCATGATTTTTGAAAAATCCTCCACCCGCACCCGGGTATCCTTTGAAACCGGCATCTACCAGCTGGGCGGACAGGCTCTGTTTTTGAGCAGCCGCGACATCCAGCTGGGCCGGGGGGAAAGTATTGCCGACACGGCCCGCGTGCTCTCCCGCTATGTGGACGGCATCATGATCCGCACTTACGGGCAGCAGGTGGTGGAGGAACTGGCCGCACACGCCACGGTACCTGTGATCAACGGTTTGACCGACCTGCTGCACCCCTGCCAGATCCTGGCCGACCTGCAGACCATTCGCGAGTACAAAGGGCGGCTCCAGGGCCTGAAACTGGCCTTTGTGGGCGATGGCAACAATGTCTGTCACTCGCTGCTCATCGGCTGCAGCAAGCTGGGGCTGGACATAGCCGTGGCCACGCCGCCCGGTTACCGGCCGGCGGAGCAGATTGTGGCCAGAGCGCGTGATTTTGCCGCCGCTGCCGGCAGCAGTGTGCTGATCACCGGGGATCCGGCCGAGGCGGTGCGGGGGGCCGATGTACTGGTCACCGATGTCTGGGCCAGTATGGGCCAGGAACAGGAGCAACAGGAACGGGAGAAGGTATTCGCCCCTTACCAGCTAAATGCTCAACTGGTCGCTCTGGCCGCGCCCGATTATATCTTTCTGCACTGTCTGCCCGCCCACCGCGGGGAGGAAGTGACGGCCGAGATCATTGACGGGCCCCATTCCGCCGTCTGGGATGAAGCGGAAAACCGCCTGCACGCCC from Desulfurispora thermophila DSM 16022 includes:
- the argF gene encoding ornithine carbamoyltransferase, yielding MSLPPLPANLKGRDLLTLADFSPQEILQILDWADVLKKLQKQRTPHHYLAGKTLAMIFEKSSTRTRVSFETGIYQLGGQALFLSSRDIQLGRGESIADTARVLSRYVDGIMIRTYGQQVVEELAAHATVPVINGLTDLLHPCQILADLQTIREYKGRLQGLKLAFVGDGNNVCHSLLIGCSKLGLDIAVATPPGYRPAEQIVARARDFAAAAGSSVLITGDPAEAVRGADVLVTDVWASMGQEQEQQEREKVFAPYQLNAQLVALAAPDYIFLHCLPAHRGEEVTAEIIDGPHSAVWDEAENRLHAQKAVMALLMQD